A window of Cryptomeria japonica chromosome 3, Sugi_1.0, whole genome shotgun sequence contains these coding sequences:
- the LOC131077080 gene encoding glucan endo-1,3-beta-glucosidase gives MEIRMASQQENRKYYALALFVVVSFCITHTDGEKIGVCYGMLSNSMPSKTDVVNLLKSRNIGKVRLYDANRDALQALKGSGIEVIVGVGNNELQKIAGDPAAAKGWVDDNIRPFSSSVNIKYIAVGNEVYANSGLVQYLLPAMNNIQTALRNANLQNIKVSTPHAASVLSNSYPPSQGSFRPDLSGILKFLSDNGSPFMAQVYPYFSYKGNRNSMSADYALFRSASTVVSDGGRMYKNLFDAMVDAFISAMEKAGHPNIPIVITESGWPSAGTDIATVDNARTYNNNLIRHVLSTDGTPKRPGRTIETYIFALFNENQKDGDEDERHFGLFETNKSPVYQVNFSP, from the exons ATGGAAATCAGAATGGCATCCCAACAAGAAAATAGGAAATATTATGCTTTGGCTCTTTTTGTCGTTGTTTCATTCTGCATAACCCATACAG ATGGTGAGAAGATAGGAGTATGCTATGGAATGCTTTCCAACAGTATGCCTTCTAAAACCGACGTGGTGAATCTACTGAAGTCGAGAAATATAGGAAAGGTGAGATTATACGACGCAAATAGGGACGCCCTGCAGGCACTGAAGGGTTCTGGAATCGAAGTGATTGTGGGAGTGGGCAACAATGAGCTTCAGAAGATTGCAGGTGATCCGGCTGCAGCAAAAGGATGGGTCGATGACAACATTCGCCCATTTTCTTCTTCTGTCAACATCAAATACATTGCGGTAGGAAACGAGGTTTACGCAAATTCGGGACTCGTTCAGTATCTCCTGCCCGCGATGAACAACATCCAGACAGCACTGCGTAACGCCAATCTGCAGAACATCAAGGTCTCCACACCACATGCAGCGTCCGTGCTGTCCAATTCATATCCTCCTTCTCAGGGATCTTTTCGTCCGGATCTGAGCGGTATACTTAAGTTTCTCTCAGATAACGGCTCCCCTTTCATGGCCCAGGTCTATCCATATTTCAGTTACAAAGGCAACAGGAATTCAATGTCAGCAGACTATGCGTTGTTCAGATCGGCAAGTACTGTGGTGTCTGATGGCGGTCGAATGTATAAGAACTTGTTCGACGCTATGGTGGACGCTTTTATATCTGCTATGGAAAAGGCGGGACACCCCAATATTCCGATTGTGATAACTGAAAGTGGGTGGCCTTCAGCAGGCACTGATATAGCTACTGTGGACAATGCCCGGACATACAACAACAATCTCATCAGGCATGTTTTGTCCACTGACGGAACACCAAAAAGGCCTGGAAGGACAATTGAGACATATATTTTTGCACTTTTCAATGAGAACCAAAAGGATGGGGATGAGGACGAGCGCCATTTTGGTCTGTTTGAAACCAATAAAAGTCCTGTATACCAGGTGAACTTCTCACCTTGA
- the LOC131079634 gene encoding glucan endo-1,3-beta-glucosidase-like, which yields MAGYVPYLVHAINNIQITFENANLQNNINVSTAHSTIILGTSFPPSKGTFSDIVKDSMNFILQFLQDHGSPFMANVYPYFSYDNNKDSISLDFVLFKSRSPMVTDGDLSYTNLLDITFDTLLFAMETMAHANVPIVITESGWPSIGKDVATIGNA from the coding sequence ATGGCAGGGTATGTCCCATATCTTGTTCATGCAATTAACAATATTCAAATAACGTTTGAAAACGCCAATCTGCAAAACAACATCAACGTCTCCACAGCCCATTCCACGATCATCCTTGGCACCTCCTTCCCTCCGTCAAAGGGAACGTTCAGTGACATAGTGAAAGATAGCATGAACTTTATTCTCCAATTTCTTCAAGACCATGGCTCTCCTTTCATGGCCAATGTCTACCCCTATTTCAGCTACGACAACAACAAGGATTCCATCAGTTTAGATTTCGTTCTTTTTAAGTCCAGATCTCCCATGGTGACAGATGGAGATTTGTCCTACACCAACTTGCTTGACATCACATTCGATACTCTTCTCTTTGCAATGGAGACCATGGCACATGCAAATGTGCCAATTGTGATAACTGAAAGTGGATGGCCTTCTATAGGCAAGGATGTGGCAACCATTGGGAATGCCTAG